A single window of Populus nigra chromosome 17, ddPopNigr1.1, whole genome shotgun sequence DNA harbors:
- the LOC133677643 gene encoding ABSCISIC ACID-INSENSITIVE 5-like protein 2, with product MGSQVGSFEEENPESLIGQGSLYSLTLDEVQNQLGNLGKPLGSMNLDELLKSVDTEGSWSSPVHRQGSLTLSRGLSKKTVEEVWRNIQQENKKDAENQERNAPLGEMTLEDFLVKAGVVTESAPLQQQESAQWMQFQNPTVQEPPYQNNMMTGFMQGHPVQQSLPVADAAYPNSQMNLSPSSLMGTLSDTQTPGRKRVASGDVAEKTVERKQKRMIKNRESAARSRARRQAYTNELEIKVYHLEEENERLRRQKEVEKVLPCAPPPEPKSQLRRTSSASF from the exons ATGGGATCTCAAGTTGGttcatttgaagaagaaaatccaGAGTCATTGATTGGGCAAGGCTCATTGTACAGCCTGACACTTGATGAGGTTCAAAACCAGTTGGGGAATTTGGGGAAACCATTGGGGAGCATGAATCTTGATGAACTTCTCAAGAGTGTGGACACTGAGGGTTCTTGGTCCTCACCCGTGCATAGACAAGGGAGCCTAACATTGTCAAGGGGCCTGAGCAAGAAGACTGTTGAGGAGGTATGGAGAAATATACAGCAGGAGAATAAGAAAGATGctgaaaatcaagagagaaatgCTCCTCTTGGTGAGATGACTCTTGAGGACTTCTTGGTTAAAGCAGGGGTGGTTACAGAGTCGGCTCCGCTGCAACAACAGGAAAGTGCTCAATGGATGCAATTCCAGAACCCCACAGTGCAGGAGCCACCATATCAAAACAACATGATGACAGGCTTTATGCAAGGACACCCTGTTCAGCAATCCCTTCCTGTTGCGGATGCAGCATATCCGAATTCCCAAATGAACTTATCTCCATCTTCTTTGATGGGTACATTGTCGGACACGCAGACTCCTGGGAGGAAAAGGGTTGCTTCGGGAGATGTAGCTGAGAAGACTGTTGAAAGGAAGCAGAAGAGGATGATTAAGAACCGGGAATCTGCTGCCCGCTCGAGGGCAAGGAGGCAG gCTTATACAAACGAACTGGAGATCAAGGTATATCATCTAGAAGAGGAGAACGAAAGACTTAGAAGACAGAAG GAGGTGGAGAAGGTTTTGCCATGTGCACCTCCTCCGGAGCCCAAGTCTCAGCTGCGCAGAACAAGCTCAGCCAGTTTCTGA
- the LOC133677438 gene encoding UBP1-associated protein 2A-like → MAKKRKHDAKSTEPAEEPPKKQQQQEPPKEELQEEQNEEEVEEVEEEEEEEYEEVEEEEENEDEADEENNQNAQISAGEIQNDDEDEDEEPVEKLLEPFGKDQLINLLREAADAHRDVAEKIRQVADQDPVHRKIFVHGLGWDTNAEALMNAFKPYGEIEDCKAVCDKVSGKSKGYGFILFKRRSGARKALKEPQKKIGNRMTACQLASIGPVPQSSGGQAGPVAAAAQAQQPVSEYTLRKIYVSNVAADLDPQKLYSFFSEFGEIEEGPLGLDKATGKPKGFCLFVYKSSEGAKKALEEPHKSFEGHMLHCQKAIDGPKPGKAQKQPQQHHNLQSSHYQRNDGGGYVGGGSRGGHLMAPAASGAGIGFNQGAAGPALNPALGQALTALLATQGAGLGGLTNLLGTLGSAAAVNQGGLSGAGHGMQGAYGNQASISPGVMGTYANQGAMQGGYPNQQTGQGGSGRGQHGQYAPYMGH, encoded by the coding sequence ATGGCTAAAAAACGAAAGCACGACGCCAAATCCACCGAGCCAGCGGAAGAGCCGCCGAAGAAGCAGCAACAACAAGAACCGCCAAAAGAAGAGCTCCAAGAAGAGCAAAacgaagaagaagtagaagaagttgaagaggaggaagaagaagaatacgAAGAAGtcgaagaggaagaagaaaacgaaGATGAAGCTGATgaagaaaacaatcaaaacgCTCAGATCTCAGCTGGGGAGATTCAAAACGACGACgaagatgaagatgaggagCCGGTTGAGAAACTTCTTGAACCGTTTGGAAAAGACCAGCTGATTAATTTACTTCGGGAAGCAGCGGATGCTCACCGGGACGTTGCGGAGAAAATCCGGCAAGTGGCTGACCAAGATCCAGTCCATCGGAAGATTTTTGTTCATGGGCTTGGATGGGATACGAACGCTGAGGCTTTGATGAATGCGTTTAAGCCTTATGGAGAGATTGAGGATTGTAAAGCTGTGTGCGATAAGGTTTCGGGGAAATCAAAGGGGTAtgggtttattttgtttaagagaagGAGTGGGGCACGGAAGGCGCTGAAGGAACCGCAGAAGAAGATAGGGAATAGGATGACAGCTTGTCAATTGGCGTCTATTGGTCCGGTTCCACAGTCGAGTGGTGGCCAGGCTGGGCCTGTTGCTGCGGCAGCGCAAGCGCAGCAGCCAGTTTCGGAGTATACGCTGAGGAAGATTTATGTGAGTAACGTGGCGGCAGATTTGGATCCGCAGAAGTTGTATAGTTTCTTTTCGGAGTTTGGAGAGATCGAGGAAGGACCCTTAGGGCTTGATAAGGCGACTGGGAAGCCGAaagggttttgtttgtttgtttataagAGTTCTGAGGGTGCTAAGAAAGCGTTGGAAGAGCCACATAAGAGTTTTGAAGGGCATATGTTGCATTGTCAGAAGGCTATAGATGGGCCGAAACCGGGGAAAGCTCAGAAACAACCGCAGCAACATCATAATTTGCAAAGCTCGCACTACCAGAGGAATGATGGTGGTGGTTATGTTGGTGGTGGCAGTCGTGGTGGTCATTTAATGGCGCCGGCTGCTTCTGGAGCTGGGATTGGGTTTAATCAGGGTGCTGCTGGTCCTGCCTTGAACCCTGCACTTGGACAGGCACTGACCGCATTGCTTGCAACTCAGGGTGCTGGATTGGGGGGGCTGACTAATTTGCTTGGGACTTTGGGGTCTGCTGCAGCTGTGAATCAGGGTGGTTTATCTGGTGCAGGTCATGGAATGCAGGGTGCCTATGGGAACCAGGCAAGCATAAGTCCGGGAGTGATGGGAACTTATGCGAATCAGGGAGCTATGCAGGGTGGATATCCAAATCAGCAGACGGGACAGGGTGGTTCTGGGAGAGGACAACATGGGCAATATGCTCCTTATATGGGTCACTAG
- the LOC133676661 gene encoding 14 kDa zinc-binding protein codes for MSSASESPDKATANNPIKHPNSRIAVLTSHFTTTMSSEKDAALAAAAAPPSADSPTIFDKIINKEIPAKVVYEDDKVLAFRDIAPQAPTHILLIPKVKDGLTGLSKAEERHCEILGQLLYTAKLVAKQEGLEDGYRVVINDGPNGCQSVYHLHLHLLGGRQMNWPPG; via the exons ATGAGCTCAGCCAGTGAAAGCCCAGATAAGGCCACTGCTAACAACCCTATAAAGCACCCAAACAGCCGTATCGCAGTCTTGACTTCTCACTTCACCACCACCATGTCCTCCGAGAAAGACGCCGCTCTGGCCGCCGCTGCGGCGCCTCCCTCCGCCGATTCCCCCACCAT atTTGACAAAATTATCAACAAGGAGATCCCAGCTAAAGTTGTTTATGAGGATGATAAG GTTCTTGCTTTTAGGGACATTGCTCCTCAAGCACCTACGCACATTCTACTTATTCCAAAAGTCAAGGATGGTTTAACTGGACTATCCAAG GCTGAGGAAAGGCATTGTGAGATTCTAGGCCAGCTGCTCTACACTGCCAAGCTCGTTGCAAAGCAGGAAGGGCTTGAAGATGGTTATAGGGTTGTGATCAATGATGGACCAAATGGAT GCCAATCTGTCTATCACCTTCATCTTCACCTCCTAGGTGGACGTCAAATGAACTGGCCTCCTGGCTAA